A DNA window from Comamonas sp. 26 contains the following coding sequences:
- a CDS encoding pseudouridine synthase, whose product MTETALPVHPPLHILWQDEHMVVVYKPAGWLVHRTGLDAHETRFVMQTLRDQLGRHVWPVHRLDKGTCGVLVMALHKEAAQALAASFAAHATRKEYLAVVRGWLPAALEVDHALKPDDAPEDAPVQEAHTALRCLSQLSWPESYDGRHAETRISLVQALPTTGRRHQIRRHLKHVAHPIIGDATHGKGPLNRWWAERLGQQRLWLHAKALEIAHPMSGEPLRFEADWSALSHVPEAQNWQKLLALPGWQAIA is encoded by the coding sequence ATGACCGAAACCGCCCTGCCCGTCCATCCCCCGCTGCATATCCTTTGGCAGGACGAGCATATGGTCGTGGTCTACAAGCCCGCAGGCTGGCTGGTGCACCGCACAGGGCTGGATGCGCATGAAACCCGGTTTGTGATGCAGACGCTGCGCGACCAGCTGGGTCGCCATGTCTGGCCCGTGCACCGCCTCGACAAGGGCACTTGCGGCGTACTGGTGATGGCACTGCACAAAGAAGCTGCGCAGGCGCTGGCCGCCAGTTTTGCGGCGCACGCAACACGCAAGGAATATCTGGCCGTGGTGCGCGGCTGGCTACCCGCTGCGCTGGAAGTCGATCACGCCCTGAAACCCGACGACGCTCCCGAAGACGCTCCCGTGCAAGAAGCCCACACCGCGCTGCGCTGCCTGTCGCAGCTGTCATGGCCCGAGAGCTATGACGGCCGTCATGCAGAAACCCGCATCAGTCTGGTACAGGCCCTGCCCACTACGGGCCGCAGGCACCAGATTCGCCGCCACCTCAAACACGTGGCTCACCCTATCATTGGCGATGCCACCCATGGCAAAGGCCCGCTGAACCGCTGGTGGGCAGAACGACTGGGCCAGCAGCGGCTGTGGTTGCACGCCAAGGCGCTGGAGATTGCCCACCCCATGAGTGGCGAGCCGCTGCGCTTTGAAGCCGACTGGTCTGCACTTAGCCATGTCCCAGAAGCGCAGAACTGGCAAAAACTGCTGGCCTTGCCGGGCTGGCAAGCCATCGCCTGA
- a CDS encoding DHH family phosphoesterase, producing MTAMNAKLPLFQQLLVRPDRNDPNPLILYHGRRCPDGFGAALAAWLFYEGQAEFRGLDHGEIQTADDLGDLTGRAVYVLDFAFEPVLMAEIESRVAKLVLLDHHKSAAEKLSGYQCRCGVVHFDMNKSGARLGWEFFQSDKPVPGLIRYIEDRDIWKWEFAESAAFLAALDMEPVRSFERWAEIAAFTPEQEAVYMARGGAMDEKFQKLCADIADGAQVLVFNGKQGLMVNCPGMFHSQVGDLLARKSGSFALMWHANHKGTKVGLRSRSDFNCIPLAESFGGGGHAQACGFKMPNERLVELLQGGLRADLETEYEFVAAPSLQFDEEGKWIRETPKAAL from the coding sequence ATGACCGCCATGAACGCCAAACTCCCCCTTTTCCAGCAGTTGCTGGTGCGCCCTGATCGCAATGATCCCAATCCACTCATTCTTTATCATGGCCGCCGCTGCCCCGATGGTTTTGGTGCAGCGCTGGCTGCCTGGTTGTTCTATGAAGGTCAGGCCGAGTTCCGGGGTCTCGATCATGGTGAGATTCAGACCGCCGATGATCTGGGCGATCTGACAGGCCGCGCCGTGTACGTGCTGGACTTCGCTTTTGAGCCCGTGCTGATGGCCGAGATCGAGTCCCGCGTGGCCAAGCTCGTGTTGCTGGATCACCACAAGAGCGCGGCTGAAAAGCTCAGCGGCTACCAGTGCCGCTGCGGTGTGGTGCACTTTGACATGAACAAGTCTGGCGCGCGTCTGGGCTGGGAGTTCTTCCAGTCCGACAAGCCTGTGCCTGGCCTGATTCGTTATATCGAAGACCGCGATATCTGGAAGTGGGAATTTGCCGAAAGCGCAGCCTTCCTCGCCGCGCTGGACATGGAGCCGGTGCGCAGCTTTGAGCGCTGGGCCGAAATTGCCGCCTTCACGCCCGAGCAGGAAGCCGTTTACATGGCCCGTGGCGGTGCCATGGACGAGAAGTTTCAGAAGCTGTGCGCCGACATTGCAGACGGTGCTCAGGTGCTGGTCTTCAACGGCAAGCAGGGCCTGATGGTCAACTGCCCCGGCATGTTCCACAGCCAGGTGGGTGACCTGCTGGCACGCAAGAGCGGCAGCTTTGCCCTGATGTGGCATGCCAATCACAAGGGCACCAAGGTGGGCCTGCGTTCGCGCTCGGACTTCAACTGCATCCCGCTGGCCGAGAGTTTTGGCGGCGGCGGCCACGCACAGGCCTGCGGCTTCAAGATGCCCAATGAGCGTCTGGTCGAGCTGCTGCAAGGCGGGCTCAGGGCCGATCTCGAAACCGAGTACGAGTTTGTCGCTGCGCCTAGCCTGCAGTTTGATGAAGAAGGCAAGTGGATTCGCGAAACGCCCAAGGCTGCGCTTTAA
- a CDS encoding oxidoreductase-like domain-containing protein, whose amino-acid sequence MSTEALLQPLTQARSQIALWQGRATQASVTLRNPPPEPTSCCGRGCNGCVWEGYYGALDFWLEDAAEALAAV is encoded by the coding sequence GTGAGCACCGAGGCTTTGCTTCAACCTCTGACCCAGGCCCGCAGCCAGATTGCGCTCTGGCAAGGCCGGGCAACTCAAGCGTCAGTCACACTGCGCAACCCGCCGCCCGAGCCTACGAGCTGCTGCGGGCGCGGCTGCAACGGCTGCGTGTGGGAGGGTTATTACGGCGCTTTAGACTTCTGGCTGGAAGATGCGGCCGAGGCTCTGGCGGCCGTCTGA
- a CDS encoding M20 aminoacylase family protein: protein MRSTPDITPHLGTLLSFRRDLHANPELKYEEHRTGDKIAAYLTALGLTAHRGLGQTGIVASIYGKGRSKDNPGRSIGIRADMDALPVTEINTFGHISQNKGRMHACGHDGHTTMLLGAATTLAQHPDFDGTVHLIFQPAEEGGAGAKAMMDDGLFEKFPCEAVFALHNWPSLPAGQMAVRVGPIMASTLRFQIKVHGKGGHAAMPHTTLDPIPVACAIVTQLQTLVSRSTDPLDSAVLTIGKITSGTVENIIPDDAIIAGTVRTLKKETRKMFVEGLKRISSHVAAAHLCTAEFTLRPGAYPNTTNHAREAKFMAAVMREVVGNDNAFDDVLPAMTSEDFGFMLEAVPGAYGWIGNAKGDQPGVSLHNPAYDFNDDNIGRGSKFWDLLARRYFEQPAA, encoded by the coding sequence ATGCGATCTACACCCGATATCACTCCTCACCTCGGCACCCTGCTCAGCTTCCGTCGCGATCTGCACGCAAATCCTGAGCTCAAGTACGAAGAGCACCGCACAGGCGACAAGATCGCCGCATACCTCACCGCCCTGGGCCTGACGGCGCACCGGGGCCTGGGACAGACTGGCATCGTCGCCAGCATTTACGGTAAGGGCCGCAGCAAGGACAACCCCGGTCGCAGCATCGGCATCCGCGCCGACATGGACGCCCTGCCCGTCACGGAAATCAACACCTTTGGCCATATCAGCCAGAACAAGGGCCGCATGCATGCCTGCGGTCACGACGGTCACACCACCATGCTGCTGGGCGCCGCCACGACGCTGGCTCAGCACCCCGACTTTGACGGCACGGTACACCTGATTTTCCAGCCCGCAGAAGAAGGCGGAGCAGGCGCCAAGGCCATGATGGACGACGGCCTGTTCGAGAAATTCCCCTGCGAGGCCGTGTTTGCGCTGCACAACTGGCCTTCGCTTCCCGCAGGGCAGATGGCCGTGCGCGTGGGCCCCATCATGGCCTCCACGCTGCGCTTTCAGATCAAGGTCCACGGCAAGGGCGGCCACGCCGCCATGCCCCACACCACGCTGGACCCGATTCCCGTGGCCTGTGCCATCGTGACCCAGCTGCAGACTTTGGTGTCCCGCAGCACCGATCCGCTGGACTCGGCCGTGCTGACCATTGGCAAGATCACCAGCGGCACCGTGGAAAACATCATTCCCGATGACGCCATCATTGCCGGCACAGTGCGCACCCTGAAAAAGGAAACGCGCAAAATGTTTGTCGAAGGTCTCAAGCGCATCAGCAGCCATGTGGCCGCCGCCCATCTGTGCACGGCCGAGTTCACGCTGCGTCCCGGTGCGTACCCCAACACCACCAACCACGCCAGGGAAGCCAAGTTCATGGCCGCCGTGATGCGTGAAGTGGTCGGCAATGACAACGCGTTTGACGACGTGCTGCCTGCCATGACCTCCGAAGACTTCGGCTTCATGCTAGAAGCCGTGCCCGGTGCCTATGGCTGGATTGGCAATGCCAAAGGCGATCAGCCCGGCGTGAGCCTGCACAACCCGGCCTACGACTTCAACGATGACAACATCGGTCGCGGCTCCAAGTTCTGGGATTTGCTGGCACGCCGCTACTTTGAGCAGCCTGCCGCCTAA
- the rarD gene encoding EamA family transporter RarD translates to MFKGVVVSVLSCALFASLYYLSPFLAPLDGEQIFGWRVLVTLPFTTALLCVVKEAAAVRALLTRAFKQPVFALQLLLSAALLGVQLWLFMWAPMNGRALPVSLGYFLLPLVMVVAGRLLFAERLTRVQTLATLVAAVGVGHEIWQAGSMSWETWVVALGYTVYFSLRRWLHTDTLAGHWVDMALLLPAAIVFTLRAPNSWPLVADHQALWPLLLVLGVVSAVALALYMIASRWLPMGLFGLLSYVEPALLVVVAWLLGESIAPQQVLTYVLIFAAVGLLIGDGIWHLWRGRSHRLH, encoded by the coding sequence ATCTTCAAGGGCGTTGTCGTCTCGGTTCTGTCGTGCGCGCTGTTCGCATCTCTGTATTACCTCTCGCCCTTTCTGGCCCCGCTGGATGGTGAGCAGATCTTTGGCTGGCGCGTGCTGGTTACGCTGCCCTTCACCACCGCATTGCTCTGCGTGGTCAAAGAGGCCGCTGCCGTGCGTGCGCTGCTGACGCGGGCGTTCAAGCAGCCTGTGTTTGCCTTGCAACTGCTGCTGAGCGCGGCATTGCTGGGGGTGCAGCTCTGGCTCTTTATGTGGGCACCCATGAACGGGCGCGCGCTGCCTGTGTCGCTGGGCTACTTTCTGCTGCCACTGGTGATGGTGGTGGCGGGGCGTTTGCTGTTTGCCGAGCGGCTGACGCGAGTCCAGACGCTGGCTACGCTGGTGGCGGCCGTGGGTGTGGGCCATGAAATCTGGCAGGCCGGCAGCATGTCGTGGGAGACCTGGGTTGTCGCGCTGGGCTACACCGTCTATTTTTCGCTACGCCGCTGGCTGCACACCGATACGCTGGCCGGGCACTGGGTCGATATGGCCTTGCTGCTGCCCGCAGCCATTGTCTTTACGCTGCGCGCACCCAATAGCTGGCCGCTGGTGGCAGATCACCAGGCGCTGTGGCCTTTGCTGCTGGTGCTGGGCGTGGTCAGCGCCGTGGCGCTGGCGCTTTACATGATTGCCAGCCGCTGGTTGCCCATGGGCCTGTTCGGCCTACTGTCGTATGTTGAACCAGCCCTGCTGGTCGTCGTTGCATGGCTGTTGGGCGAAAGCATTGCGCCGCAGCAGGTGCTGACTTATGTCCTGATCTTTGCCGCCGTGGGCTTGCTGATCGGCGATGGCATCTGGCATTTATGGCGTGGGCGTTCACACAGGCTTCACTGA
- a CDS encoding methyl-accepting chemotaxis protein — MSLKNFQNLSVAHKMWALFVGLLLCSVLVAGGLFGYLQNVEQRVSAAVQATDKRINLALRWQALTLQSVEAALASVLSSEEHLIAQLSQKARGLMEQASGLQQQVQADAQTALDRDGLATVEQERKAVLEIYKQAYQARDLGKAWEAQKLVDEQLIPAAKRYVQAQDAFIAAQQQQRLSAEQQGREQSAIAKRMAAGVGLCVGLLGALLSLATIRSITTPLGEAVQLAQTIAAGDLSYAPQSVRRDELGQLMQALAQMTQQLRGLVGEVQGGVEAVAAASSQMAQDNSDLSDRTAHAAVQLKATVSSIENMVTLVTHAADSARHADQSARSAAEAAASGGSVVQEVVRNMEHMAQSSQQVAAIVGVIDGIAFQTNILALNAAVEAARAGSQGRGFAVVAAEVRELAQRSSEAAKQIRQLMENSTKQMKSGQSLALQAGQRMEHIVRDVRTVSGLIASITEAAQAQNQGIAQISDAVQALDHMTSQNAGLVAESSAAARELFHQAQRLEAGAGRFRIDDLAHLEYVLGAMDNDGQAHALLALQPEMA; from the coding sequence ATGTCTTTGAAAAATTTCCAGAATCTTTCCGTGGCGCACAAGATGTGGGCCTTGTTTGTAGGCTTGCTGTTGTGCAGCGTGCTGGTGGCAGGCGGGCTGTTTGGCTATTTGCAGAATGTTGAGCAGCGCGTCAGCGCCGCTGTGCAGGCTACGGACAAGCGCATCAACCTGGCCCTGCGCTGGCAGGCCCTGACGCTGCAAAGCGTAGAGGCGGCCCTGGCCAGCGTGCTCTCCTCGGAAGAGCATTTGATTGCCCAGCTATCGCAAAAGGCGCGCGGACTGATGGAGCAGGCCAGCGGCTTGCAGCAGCAGGTACAGGCCGATGCCCAGACCGCGCTGGACCGTGACGGGCTCGCCACGGTGGAGCAGGAGCGCAAGGCCGTGCTGGAAATTTATAAACAGGCCTATCAGGCACGCGACCTGGGCAAGGCCTGGGAAGCGCAGAAACTGGTGGATGAGCAACTGATACCCGCGGCTAAGCGCTATGTGCAGGCACAAGATGCCTTCATTGCTGCCCAGCAGCAGCAACGCCTGAGCGCAGAGCAGCAGGGGCGTGAGCAAAGTGCCATTGCCAAGCGCATGGCTGCAGGCGTGGGTCTGTGCGTGGGATTGCTGGGCGCGCTGCTGTCGCTGGCGACGATTCGCTCCATCACCACGCCCTTGGGCGAGGCCGTGCAGCTGGCGCAGACCATTGCCGCGGGAGATTTGAGCTATGCACCGCAAAGTGTGCGCAGGGATGAACTGGGCCAGCTCATGCAGGCCTTGGCGCAGATGACCCAGCAGCTGCGCGGACTGGTGGGCGAGGTGCAGGGCGGGGTGGAAGCCGTAGCGGCAGCATCCAGCCAGATGGCGCAGGATAACAGCGATCTGTCGGACCGTACCGCCCATGCGGCGGTGCAGCTCAAGGCCACGGTCAGCAGTATTGAGAACATGGTCACCCTGGTCACGCATGCAGCCGACAGCGCCCGGCATGCCGATCAGAGCGCACGCAGCGCCGCCGAGGCCGCAGCCAGCGGCGGCAGTGTGGTGCAGGAAGTTGTACGCAATATGGAGCACATGGCGCAAAGCAGCCAGCAGGTGGCGGCGATTGTGGGCGTGATCGACGGTATCGCGTTTCAGACGAATATCCTGGCGCTTAATGCTGCCGTCGAGGCCGCACGCGCCGGATCGCAAGGTCGTGGCTTTGCCGTGGTGGCAGCCGAGGTACGGGAGCTGGCCCAGCGCAGCAGCGAGGCGGCCAAGCAGATCCGCCAGCTCATGGAGAACTCCACCAAGCAAATGAAGTCTGGCCAGTCGCTGGCGCTGCAGGCCGGCCAGCGCATGGAGCATATCGTGCGCGATGTGCGTACCGTCAGTGGCTTGATTGCGTCGATCACCGAGGCTGCACAGGCCCAGAATCAGGGCATCGCCCAGATCAGCGATGCCGTGCAGGCGCTCGATCACATGACCAGTCAGAACGCTGGCCTGGTTGCCGAGTCCAGCGCCGCTGCACGCGAGCTATTCCATCAGGCACAAAGGCTGGAGGCAGGAGCCGGGCGTTTTCGCATCGACGATCTGGCGCATCTGGAATATGTTTTAGGTGCTATGGACAATGATGGTCAGGCGCATGCCCTGCTTGCGCTACAGCCTGAAATGGCTTGA
- a CDS encoding bifunctional diguanylate cyclase/phosphodiesterase, with protein sequence MQRHFVEARYRLPMRRMVWLGCLLMLGVGALMTLVWLLGPSMDELGLAATVGIMLLSLGCMGLARAKQWDWVVRCFVWGNWLLTLLLVWRAGGFYSPAVIAFPAWLMVTVWVQGLRPALLMLVASVAVLGVFWWSFPVLSLSPAMQTTAALLSLVHVPGMMALVLMISLQARISLGRRVQKGQAMLATLEASQNELRKFYRAVEQNPESIVITDTELKVVYVNEAFLARSGYVREQVLGQSTELVSTMGLDQSHRQRALKQLAAGSVWRGEMTNRASNGEALRESVLVAPIRTPQGEVVNYVELKRDLSERVLAERHIHDLVYLDSLTGLPNRHSLTLHLRELIHTQQGDCHGLLLLDVDRFSVFNDVHGMQHSDELVQLMGARLVEVLPDDTWIARIAAAEFAIVFASLHPHAEGVEEQLSQYAHTLKKALQKPFSLNSWVETELVSCCMGGVVLEPASRGGNDALRFASVALHEAKQKGPGSLVLFEPRMAQDVRRRVRIAKDLHNGIPQGELRMYLQTQADARGRCVGAEVLVRWQHPKWGLVSPAEFIPVAEESELIVRLGDWVLRQACLLLATPALAGRGLRLSVNVSAFQFGHEDFMSSLEQVLQETGANPHQLTLEITEGAVVRDLDQARTRIEALTRMGIESSLDDFGTGYSSMYSLQRLPIHELKIDQSFVSGSHRSEKDAALVEAMLLMARRLQLRVVAEGVELSEQALQLIQWNPDIVLQGMLLGKPLPEQQWLAQVLGVDQGGVQHAAEKT encoded by the coding sequence ATGCAGCGTCATTTTGTCGAGGCCAGATACCGGTTACCCATGCGGCGCATGGTGTGGCTGGGCTGCTTGTTGATGCTGGGTGTCGGGGCGTTGATGACGCTGGTGTGGCTGCTGGGGCCGTCCATGGACGAGCTGGGACTGGCCGCTACGGTTGGCATCATGCTGCTGTCACTGGGCTGCATGGGACTGGCGCGTGCCAAGCAGTGGGACTGGGTGGTGCGCTGTTTTGTCTGGGGCAACTGGCTGCTGACCCTGCTGCTGGTCTGGCGTGCGGGCGGTTTTTACAGTCCGGCGGTGATTGCCTTTCCGGCCTGGCTGATGGTCACGGTCTGGGTGCAGGGCTTGCGCCCTGCCTTGTTGATGCTGGTGGCATCGGTGGCGGTGTTGGGCGTTTTCTGGTGGTCTTTTCCGGTGCTCAGTCTGTCGCCCGCCATGCAGACTACGGCCGCTCTTCTGAGCCTGGTTCATGTGCCGGGCATGATGGCGCTGGTGTTGATGATCAGTCTGCAGGCGCGCATCAGCCTGGGGCGCAGGGTGCAAAAAGGCCAGGCGATGCTGGCGACCCTGGAGGCCAGCCAGAACGAGTTGCGCAAGTTCTACCGTGCGGTGGAGCAGAACCCCGAGAGCATTGTCATCACCGACACCGAACTGAAGGTGGTCTATGTCAACGAGGCGTTTCTGGCCCGTTCGGGCTATGTGCGCGAGCAGGTGCTGGGCCAGTCGACCGAATTGGTCTCGACCATGGGTCTGGATCAAAGCCACCGCCAGCGCGCGCTGAAGCAACTGGCGGCGGGCAGCGTCTGGCGCGGAGAGATGACCAATCGCGCCAGCAATGGCGAGGCGCTGCGTGAATCCGTTTTGGTCGCGCCCATTCGCACGCCGCAGGGCGAGGTGGTCAACTACGTGGAACTCAAGCGCGACTTGTCTGAGCGCGTGCTGGCAGAGCGCCACATTCACGATCTGGTCTATCTGGATTCGCTTACCGGTCTGCCCAACCGCCATTCGCTGACCTTGCACCTGCGCGAGCTTATCCATACCCAGCAGGGCGACTGCCATGGCCTGCTGTTGCTGGACGTGGACCGCTTCTCGGTGTTCAACGATGTGCATGGCATGCAGCACAGTGATGAGCTGGTGCAGCTGATGGGGGCTAGGCTGGTGGAGGTTTTGCCCGACGATACCTGGATAGCACGTATTGCGGCTGCGGAGTTTGCTATTGTTTTTGCTAGCTTGCACCCGCATGCAGAGGGTGTGGAAGAGCAGCTGAGCCAATATGCGCACACCTTGAAGAAGGCCTTGCAAAAGCCCTTCAGCCTCAATAGCTGGGTGGAAACCGAGCTGGTCAGCTGCTGTATGGGTGGGGTAGTACTGGAGCCCGCCAGCCGCGGTGGCAATGACGCGCTGCGTTTTGCCAGCGTGGCTTTGCATGAGGCCAAGCAAAAAGGGCCGGGCAGTTTGGTGCTGTTTGAGCCCCGCATGGCGCAGGATGTGCGCCGCCGCGTGCGCATCGCCAAAGACTTGCACAACGGCATTCCGCAGGGTGAGTTGCGCATGTATCTGCAGACCCAGGCCGATGCACGCGGTCGCTGCGTGGGGGCTGAGGTACTGGTGCGCTGGCAGCACCCGAAGTGGGGGCTTGTCAGTCCGGCGGAGTTCATTCCAGTGGCCGAGGAGTCTGAGCTGATTGTGCGGCTGGGTGACTGGGTTCTGCGCCAGGCTTGCCTGCTGCTGGCAACGCCCGCACTGGCAGGGCGCGGACTGCGGCTGTCGGTCAACGTCAGCGCTTTTCAGTTTGGGCATGAGGACTTCATGTCATCGCTGGAGCAGGTGCTGCAAGAGACGGGTGCCAATCCGCACCAGCTGACGCTGGAAATTACCGAAGGCGCGGTGGTACGTGATCTTGACCAGGCACGCACTCGCATCGAGGCATTGACTCGCATGGGCATAGAGAGTTCTCTGGATGACTTTGGTACAGGCTACTCCAGCATGTATAGCTTGCAGCGTCTGCCGATTCATGAACTCAAGATTGACCAGAGCTTTGTGAGCGGTAGCCACCGATCAGAGAAAGATGCTGCCTTGGTTGAGGCCATGCTGCTGATGGCGCGTCGCTTGCAACTGCGGGTTGTGGCTGAAGGGGTGGAGTTGTCTGAGCAGGCGCTGCAGCTCATCCAGTGGAACCCGGACATTGTTTTGCAGGGCATGCTGCTGGGCAAGCCGCTGCCAGAGCAGCAGTGGCTGGCCCAGGTGCTGGGCGTTGACCAAGGCGGTGTTCAACATGCCGCTGAAAAGACATGA
- the ylqF gene encoding ribosome biogenesis GTPase YlqF, whose product MAIQWFPGHMHLTRQAITERVKDIDVVIEVLDARLPGSSANPLLQEMTGHKPRLKILNKQDMADATQTKAWIDWYNAQSETRAIGLDASELAPTKRLIEQCKLLAPTRGGLAKPMRVLICGVPNVGKSTLINSMSGKTQAKTGNEAGVTKLEQRIVLADDFYLWDTPGMLWPRIIVEKSGFNLAASGAVGRNAYDEELVVLELLLYLQKNYAGMLAARYKLGLDDEEIAALHDDELLTLIGKKRGAVMSGGRVNLQKAAELVLTDFRDVTIGRITLETPAEFEVWLAAGQLKDAERQAKKDALAQARKSARRQPREAAGDKPAAPKASKGLKPGKPRA is encoded by the coding sequence ATGGCCATCCAATGGTTCCCCGGTCACATGCATTTGACGCGTCAGGCCATCACGGAGCGCGTCAAGGATATTGATGTGGTCATCGAGGTTCTGGATGCGCGCCTGCCGGGCTCCAGCGCCAACCCTTTGCTGCAGGAAATGACAGGCCACAAACCTCGCCTGAAGATCCTGAACAAGCAGGATATGGCCGATGCCACCCAGACCAAGGCCTGGATTGACTGGTACAACGCTCAGAGCGAAACGCGTGCCATCGGGCTTGATGCCTCTGAGTTGGCACCCACCAAGCGCCTGATCGAGCAGTGCAAGCTGCTGGCACCCACACGCGGCGGCCTGGCCAAGCCCATGCGCGTGCTGATTTGCGGCGTGCCCAACGTGGGCAAGTCCACGCTGATCAACTCCATGAGCGGCAAGACCCAGGCCAAGACCGGCAACGAGGCTGGCGTGACCAAGCTGGAGCAGCGCATTGTGCTGGCCGATGACTTTTATCTGTGGGATACGCCAGGCATGCTGTGGCCGCGCATCATCGTCGAGAAAAGCGGTTTCAACCTGGCGGCCAGTGGTGCCGTGGGCCGCAATGCCTACGATGAAGAGCTGGTGGTGCTGGAGCTGCTGCTGTATCTCCAGAAAAACTACGCCGGTATGCTGGCCGCCCGCTACAAGCTGGGCCTGGATGACGAGGAGATTGCAGCGCTGCACGACGATGAGCTGCTGACCCTGATTGGCAAAAAGCGCGGCGCTGTGATGAGCGGTGGCCGTGTGAACCTGCAAAAAGCGGCCGAGCTGGTACTGACCGATTTCCGTGATGTGACCATTGGCCGCATCACGCTGGAAACGCCTGCCGAGTTTGAAGTCTGGCTGGCTGCGGGCCAGCTCAAGGATGCCGAGCGTCAGGCCAAGAAGGATGCGCTGGCCCAGGCGCGTAAAAGCGCGCGTCGCCAGCCACGCGAAGCGGCAGGCGACAAGCCCGCAGCGCCCAAGGCGAGCAAGGGCCTCAAGCCCGGCAAGCCACGCGCCTGA
- a CDS encoding diaminopimelate dehydrogenase: protein MASTTSPIRIGIVGYGNLGRGVEAAVAKNPDMQLTGIYTRRDPSQFQPLNVGTPVHAMDALLSHKGQVDVLILCGGSKDDLPKQAPELAAHFNLIDSFDTHARIPEHFANVDKAAQGGQCTALISAGWDPGMFSINRVMGEALLPDGATYTFWGKGLSQGHSDAIRRVDGVAGGVQYTIPVEDAVNKVRSGVRPELSTREKHKRECHVVLKDGADAEAVRKTIVEMPHYFDQYDTTVNFISAEELARDHAAMPHGGFVIRSGNTSAENKQVIEYRLQLDSNPEFTSSVLVAYARAVHRMAQAGQHGCKTVFDVAPGMLSPKSAAELRAELL, encoded by the coding sequence ATGGCATCGACCACATCCCCCATTCGCATTGGCATTGTTGGCTACGGCAATCTGGGGCGCGGCGTGGAAGCCGCCGTCGCCAAGAACCCCGACATGCAGCTGACGGGGATTTACACACGTCGCGACCCTTCGCAGTTCCAGCCTCTGAATGTCGGCACACCCGTGCACGCCATGGATGCTTTGCTGTCCCACAAGGGCCAGGTCGATGTGCTGATTCTCTGCGGTGGCTCCAAGGATGACCTGCCCAAGCAAGCCCCCGAGCTGGCAGCCCACTTCAACCTGATCGACAGCTTTGACACCCACGCCCGCATCCCCGAGCACTTTGCCAATGTGGACAAGGCCGCTCAGGGCGGTCAGTGCACCGCGCTGATCTCGGCCGGCTGGGACCCCGGCATGTTTTCCATCAACCGCGTGATGGGCGAAGCCCTGCTGCCCGATGGCGCCACCTACACCTTCTGGGGCAAGGGCCTGAGCCAGGGCCACTCCGACGCGATCCGCCGTGTGGACGGCGTGGCTGGCGGCGTGCAGTACACCATCCCTGTGGAAGATGCGGTGAACAAGGTGCGCTCTGGCGTGCGCCCCGAGCTGAGCACCCGTGAAAAGCACAAGCGCGAATGCCATGTGGTGCTGAAAGACGGTGCGGACGCCGAAGCCGTGCGCAAGACCATTGTGGAAATGCCTCATTACTTCGACCAGTACGACACCACGGTCAACTTCATCAGCGCCGAAGAACTGGCCCGCGACCACGCTGCCATGCCCCATGGCGGTTTTGTGATTCGCAGCGGCAATACCAGCGCCGAAAACAAGCAGGTCATCGAGTACCGCCTGCAGCTGGATAGCAACCCCGAGTTCACCTCCAGCGTGCTCGTGGCCTACGCCCGTGCCGTGCACCGCATGGCCCAGGCCGGCCAGCATGGTTGCAAGACGGTGTTTGACGTGGCTCCTGGCATGCTGTCGCCCAAGAGCGCTGCCGAGCTGCGCGCTGAGCTGCTGTAA